One Parageobacillus sp. KH3-4 genomic region harbors:
- the nadE gene encoding NAD(+) synthase: protein MREKIEKLIQWLREQVAGAGLNGAVVGISGGIDSAVVAHLIKRAFPDSSLGLIMPCKSNPKDMEDALKVVESCGIKHLIIDLTETHNTLFGEVEKQLKEKGEWNETAARLGDANTRARLRMTTLYAVANNYGYMVVGTDNAAEWYTGYFTKYGDGGVDLVPLVHFTKGEVREMARILGVPNEIITKAPSAGLWEGQTDESEMGTTYEMIDKYLKGEEIPEKDRQIIERLHQRSHHKRQLAIAPPKF from the coding sequence ATGAGGGAAAAAATTGAAAAACTGATTCAATGGCTGCGTGAACAAGTGGCGGGCGCCGGATTGAATGGAGCGGTTGTCGGCATTAGCGGCGGTATCGACTCAGCAGTCGTCGCCCACTTAATTAAACGCGCGTTTCCGGACAGCTCTCTTGGATTGATCATGCCGTGCAAAAGCAATCCGAAAGATATGGAAGACGCATTAAAAGTGGTGGAAAGCTGCGGCATTAAGCACTTAATCATTGATTTAACGGAAACGCATAATACGTTATTCGGAGAAGTGGAAAAACAATTGAAAGAAAAAGGAGAGTGGAATGAAACAGCAGCGCGTTTAGGCGATGCGAACACAAGAGCGCGCCTTCGCATGACGACATTATACGCCGTTGCCAACAATTACGGATATATGGTGGTCGGCACGGATAATGCAGCGGAATGGTATACGGGGTATTTTACTAAATATGGGGACGGCGGAGTTGATTTAGTGCCGCTCGTTCATTTTACGAAAGGAGAAGTGCGCGAGATGGCGCGCATTCTCGGCGTTCCGAACGAAATCATTACAAAAGCGCCAAGCGCCGGATTATGGGAAGGACAAACAGATGAAAGCGAAATGGGAACAACGTACGAAATGATCGATAAATATTTAAAAGGTGAGGAAATTCCAGAAAAGGACCGGCAAATTATTGAGCGATTGCACCAGCGTTCACATCATAAACGGCAATTGGCGATCGCGCCGCCAAAATTCTAA
- a CDS encoding YhcN/YlaJ family sporulation lipoprotein, with product MKRAMNIIGAVCFISGLAACANGADDDDPRYSNTTRPIGYYSTERFADQYRYGRYGTNTVNYDNNYILSRRGPVTDFFTDNNRMRLPGTTRFDTDAPVLPIDTDFGDGDRNYHGHLNSMENEANPSYYRSYDGRLAETVSRRADAVKGVNDARALVYRDHVLVAISTDAKHADRVKRLVSQAVAPYTKGKHVRIISNPSMYNRVRTIDNDIRRGRPMEEIERDLKTIFINGKMIERPANTR from the coding sequence TTGAAAAGAGCAATGAACATCATCGGGGCTGTTTGTTTCATAAGCGGGCTTGCCGCATGTGCCAATGGCGCGGACGATGATGATCCTCGTTACAGCAATACGACGCGCCCGATTGGGTATTATTCGACGGAGCGCTTCGCTGATCAGTATCGCTACGGCCGCTACGGGACAAATACGGTTAATTACGACAACAACTATATATTAAGCCGTCGAGGGCCGGTGACCGATTTTTTCACTGACAATAACCGTATGCGGCTTCCGGGAACGACTCGGTTTGATACCGATGCACCAGTGCTTCCGATCGACACCGATTTCGGCGATGGCGACCGCAACTACCATGGCCATTTAAATTCGATGGAAAACGAAGCAAATCCTTCTTATTATAGAAGTTATGATGGACGATTAGCGGAAACAGTTTCGCGCCGCGCAGATGCGGTGAAAGGAGTAAACGATGCGCGAGCGCTCGTTTATCGTGACCATGTGCTTGTCGCGATTTCGACTGACGCCAAACACGCGGATCGCGTGAAGCGTCTTGTCTCACAAGCGGTTGCGCCATACACGAAAGGAAAACATGTGCGCATCATATCGAACCCGAGCATGTACAACCGCGTCCGCACCATCGACAACGATATTCGCCGCGGCCGGCCGATGGAGGAAATCGAACGGGATTTAAAAACGATTTTTATCAACGGAAAAATGATAGAACGTCCTGCCAATACACGGTAA
- a CDS encoding YebC/PmpR family DNA-binding transcriptional regulator → MAGHSKWKNIQRRKNAQDAKRGKLFMKLAKEIYVAAKTGGGDPAANPALRLVIEKARAANMPNENIERAIKKATGNQEQTNYEEVRYEGYGPGGVAVMVVCLTDNKNRTASNVRVAFSKNGGNLGETGCVSYLFERKGLLVIAREGLDIDEDDMLLQAIEAGAEEMETTEDSFEIYTTPETFEEVKEQLEKQGFSFASAEITMIPQTYTTLAGDDLKKMLKLIDTLEDDDDVQEVYHNLDESVLDE, encoded by the coding sequence ATGGCTGGACATTCGAAGTGGAAGAACATTCAACGCCGTAAAAACGCGCAAGACGCAAAGCGCGGCAAACTGTTTATGAAATTGGCGAAAGAAATTTACGTAGCAGCCAAAACAGGCGGAGGTGATCCAGCAGCTAATCCAGCCTTGCGCCTTGTTATTGAAAAAGCAAGAGCGGCGAACATGCCGAATGAAAATATTGAGCGTGCCATCAAAAAAGCGACGGGAAACCAAGAACAGACGAACTACGAAGAAGTTCGCTATGAAGGATACGGGCCTGGCGGCGTTGCGGTTATGGTTGTTTGCTTAACGGATAATAAAAACCGCACTGCTTCGAACGTGCGGGTGGCATTTTCGAAAAATGGCGGTAATTTAGGGGAAACCGGCTGCGTTTCTTATTTGTTTGAGCGAAAAGGGCTGCTCGTTATTGCCCGAGAAGGGCTTGACATCGATGAAGACGACATGCTTCTTCAAGCGATTGAAGCAGGAGCGGAAGAAATGGAAACAACCGAAGATTCGTTTGAAATTTATACAACGCCGGAAACGTTTGAAGAAGTAAAAGAACAGTTGGAGAAACAAGGCTTTTCGTTTGCCAGTGCCGAAATTACAATGATTCCGCAAACGTATACGACACTGGCTGGCGATGATTTGAAAAAAATGTTGAAGCTGATCGATACGCTGGAAGACGACGACGACGTCCAAGAAGTGTACCACAACTTGGACGAATCCGTGTTGGATGAGTAA
- a CDS encoding intercompartmental signaling factor BofC, with translation MRMLATFFAMFFHILFIQAALAAPAPVKMTIVLERQYLDGEVSEETKEETVVSMKDIWKKYKGWQLVNMDDETLVFRKTVNDISPLLKTNGYFGITEDGTLSIFEGKPAHSKRIIQSFFQIDVKKLESRQHKQLKQGIRVVSKSQYQDIIETYRHFALMQ, from the coding sequence ATGCGAATGCTTGCCACTTTCTTCGCGATGTTTTTCCATATATTGTTCATCCAAGCTGCTTTGGCTGCGCCGGCACCCGTAAAAATGACGATTGTTTTAGAACGGCAATACTTGGACGGAGAAGTGAGCGAAGAGACGAAAGAAGAAACCGTTGTGTCCATGAAAGATATATGGAAAAAATATAAAGGCTGGCAGCTTGTGAATATGGATGATGAAACGCTTGTATTTCGCAAAACAGTAAACGATATTTCTCCATTATTAAAAACAAACGGTTATTTTGGAATTACTGAAGACGGAACGTTATCGATTTTTGAAGGAAAACCCGCGCATTCCAAGCGGATCATTCAATCGTTTTTTCAAATTGATGTGAAAAAGCTGGAAAGCCGCCAGCATAAGCAGTTGAAGCAGGGAATTCGCGTTGTCTCCAAATCGCAATATCAAGACATTATCGAAACATATCGCCATTTTGCTTTGATGCAATAG
- a CDS encoding site-specific integrase produces MDEEGFPVIPVVKYLKYLDTTGKSRNTLKTYCYALKQYFVFLQEKKKDYRKIRLEDLVEFVAWLRNPYESTKVTPLQPAKAKRKESRKNN; encoded by the coding sequence GTGGATGAAGAAGGATTTCCTGTGATTCCTGTGGTGAAGTATCTGAAGTATTTAGATACAACGGGGAAAAGCAGGAATACACTGAAGACCTACTGTTATGCGTTAAAGCAGTATTTTGTGTTTTTACAGGAAAAAAAGAAGGATTACAGGAAGATTCGTTTGGAAGACTTGGTGGAATTTGTCGCATGGTTGAGAAATCCATATGAAAGCACAAAGGTGACTCCATTGCAGCCTGCGAAAGCAAAGAGAAAAGAGAGCAGAAAAAACAATTAA
- a CDS encoding DUF6262 family protein encodes MANYDRREHLKAIHAERKTLTFQKVDEAIKRLIRANESINFNSVANEAGVAKATLYNHPELRERIETLRQQQAQAPTAKRIKREMNENNKDALIESLKRKIKKLEDENKQLREQLKVAYAEIYKKF; translated from the coding sequence ATGGCTAACTATGACCGTAGAGAGCATTTGAAAGCCATTCACGCTGAAAGAAAGACTCTCACCTTTCAAAAGGTTGATGAAGCTATTAAAAGGCTCATACGAGCCAATGAGAGCATTAATTTTAATAGTGTAGCAAACGAAGCAGGTGTAGCGAAAGCGACACTATACAACCATCCTGAACTGCGTGAGCGTATTGAAACGCTGCGTCAACAACAAGCACAGGCTCCTACTGCAAAACGAATAAAGCGTGAAATGAATGAGAATAACAAAGACGCTCTAATTGAATCATTGAAACGAAAAATCAAAAAGTTAGAAGACGAAAACAAGCAATTGCGAGAACAATTGAAAGTGGCTTACGCAGAGATATATAAAAAGTTTTAG
- a CDS encoding iron chaperone, giving the protein MEVFAEYLAHIDNPQHRARTEEVLTWVTKKFPNLEPQIKWNKPTFTDHGTYIIMFATAKNHLSILPEEEAMVHFADEIAQAGYSASSRLFRIQWTEPVNYELLEKIIEFNIKDKADCSTFWRK; this is encoded by the coding sequence ATGGAAGTTTTTGCAGAATATTTAGCGCATATTGATAACCCGCAACATCGGGCCAGAACGGAAGAAGTTTTGACTTGGGTAACTAAGAAATTTCCAAACCTGGAGCCGCAAATCAAGTGGAACAAACCCACGTTTACCGATCACGGCACATACATCATTATGTTTGCCACAGCAAAGAATCATTTGAGCATTTTACCCGAAGAAGAGGCAATGGTGCATTTTGCCGATGAAATCGCCCAAGCTGGCTACAGCGCTTCTTCACGCTTGTTCCGAATTCAATGGACTGAACCAGTTAATTACGAATTGCTAGAGAAGATAATTGAATTTAATATCAAGGATAAGGCAGACTGTTCAACTTTTTGGCGGAAATAG
- the ruvA gene encoding Holliday junction branch migration protein RuvA, protein MIEFVRGYVDYVCPEYIVIDNNGIGYQIFTPNPFSFQESRDTIVTVYTYQYVREDMLALYGFRTREERALFAKLLQVSGIGPKGGLAILAAGRPEQLVEAIEQENETFLCKFPGVGKKTARQMILDLKGKLTAVATRTYPDLFHPQEESESSHLSALEEAIAALKALGYAEREIQKVVPSLMKENLSTDQYVKRALQQLLK, encoded by the coding sequence TTGATTGAATTTGTCCGCGGATATGTTGATTATGTTTGCCCGGAATATATTGTGATCGACAACAACGGCATTGGGTATCAAATCTTTACGCCCAATCCGTTTTCGTTTCAAGAAAGCCGCGATACGATCGTGACGGTTTATACATACCAATACGTACGTGAAGATATGCTTGCTTTGTACGGATTTCGCACCCGCGAAGAACGAGCGTTGTTTGCAAAGCTATTGCAAGTTTCGGGAATCGGCCCAAAAGGCGGTTTGGCGATTTTAGCGGCAGGGCGGCCTGAGCAGCTTGTCGAAGCGATTGAACAAGAGAACGAAACGTTTTTATGCAAGTTTCCGGGCGTCGGAAAAAAAACGGCGCGGCAAATGATTCTCGATTTAAAAGGGAAGCTTACTGCTGTTGCTACTAGAACATATCCAGATTTGTTTCATCCCCAAGAAGAATCGGAATCATCTCATTTATCCGCTCTCGAGGAGGCGATCGCGGCGTTAAAAGCGTTAGGCTACGCGGAACGGGAAATTCAAAAAGTAGTGCCGTCGTTAATGAAAGAAAACTTGTCCACTGACCAATATGTGAAGCGCGCGCTTCAGCAACTGTTAAAATAG
- the ruvB gene encoding Holliday junction branch migration DNA helicase RuvB: MEERLVSGDVHREDVSLEYSLRPKFLHEYIGQDKVKDNLKVFIEAAKMREETLDHVLLYGPPGLGKTTLAGIIANEMGVHLRTTSGPAIERPGDLAAILTSLEPGDVLFIDEIHRLHRSVEEVLYPAMEDYCLDIVIGKGQTARSIRIDLPPFTLVGATTRAGALSAPLRDRFGVISRLEYYQPEHLTQIVMRTAEILHVDIKAEAALEIARRSRGTPRIANRLLRRVRDFAQVRGDGTITFSLAKEALELLQVDRLGLDHIDHKLIKAIMEKFNGGPVGIDTIAATIGEEAQTIEDVYEPYLLQIGFLQRTPRGRIVTPVAYKHFGMEVPKHE, translated from the coding sequence ATGGAAGAACGCCTTGTTTCCGGCGATGTCCATCGTGAAGACGTTTCGCTGGAATATAGTCTCCGCCCGAAGTTTTTGCATGAATATATTGGACAAGATAAAGTGAAAGACAATTTAAAAGTATTTATTGAAGCGGCGAAAATGCGCGAAGAAACGCTTGATCATGTGCTGCTGTACGGTCCTCCCGGGCTGGGAAAGACAACGTTAGCAGGAATTATTGCGAATGAAATGGGTGTCCACCTTCGCACGACTTCCGGTCCGGCGATTGAGCGCCCCGGCGATTTAGCGGCGATTTTAACTTCCTTGGAGCCAGGAGATGTGTTATTCATTGATGAAATTCACCGGTTGCACCGTTCCGTCGAGGAAGTGCTGTATCCGGCGATGGAAGATTATTGCTTGGATATCGTGATTGGAAAAGGACAAACCGCCCGTTCCATCCGCATTGATTTGCCCCCATTTACGCTTGTCGGCGCCACGACAAGGGCAGGCGCTTTATCCGCACCGCTTCGCGACCGTTTTGGGGTGATTAGCCGGTTGGAGTATTACCAACCTGAACATCTTACGCAAATTGTGATGCGGACGGCGGAGATTTTGCACGTGGACATTAAGGCGGAAGCCGCATTGGAAATCGCCCGGCGCTCGCGAGGAACACCGCGCATCGCGAATCGCCTTTTGCGCCGCGTCCGCGATTTTGCCCAAGTGCGTGGAGACGGAACGATCACGTTTTCATTGGCGAAAGAGGCGTTGGAGCTACTGCAAGTCGATCGGTTAGGCCTTGATCATATCGATCATAAATTGATCAAAGCGATTATGGAAAAGTTTAACGGCGGACCGGTTGGCATTGATACGATTGCCGCAACGATCGGCGAAGAGGCGCAGACGATTGAAGACGTGTATGAGCCGTACTTGCTGCAAATCGGCTTTTTACAGCGCACCCCGCGCGGCCGCATCGTTACCCCTGTTGCTTACAAACATTTTGGAATGGAGGTTCCAAAACATGAATAG
- a CDS encoding DUF2905 domain-containing protein, with amino-acid sequence MNSLPKLIMTVGAVLIIIGFLMQFIKLGRLPGDIIIRKGNTTFYFPIVTSILLSVVLSLIFYLLGRFR; translated from the coding sequence ATGAATAGCCTGCCTAAGCTCATCATGACAGTTGGGGCCGTTCTCATCATTATCGGGTTTCTCATGCAGTTTATTAAACTGGGGCGGCTTCCAGGAGATATTATTATTCGCAAGGGGAATACGACTTTTTATTTTCCGATTGTTACGTCGATTTTGCTAAGCGTTGTGCTGTCCCTCATTTTTTATCTGCTTGGTCGATTCCGTTAA
- the queA gene encoding tRNA preQ1(34) S-adenosylmethionine ribosyltransferase-isomerase QueA, translating to MKIDLFDFNLPEELIAQTPLPNRDASRLMVLDKKTGEIRHETFRNILSYLREGDCLVLNDTRVMPARLYGEKEDTGANIEVLLLKQLEGDRWETLVKPARRVKDGTKIIFGDGRLKATCVDTLEHGGRVLQFSYRGIFYEVLEQLGEMPLPPYIKEKLDDPERYQTVYAREIGSAAAPTAGLHFTEQLLDDIRAKGVHIAFITLHVGLGTFRPVNVENIEEHDMHAEFYQMTEETAQLLNETRRQGGRIIAVGTTSTRTLETIAARHNGTFVAESGWTDIFIYPGYEFKAIDGLVTNFHLPKSTLIMLVSALAGRENILRAYNVAVKERYRFFSFGDAMLII from the coding sequence ATGAAAATCGATTTGTTTGACTTTAATTTACCGGAAGAGCTAATTGCGCAAACACCGCTGCCAAACCGCGATGCATCGCGGTTGATGGTGCTTGATAAAAAAACCGGCGAAATTCGCCATGAAACTTTTCGCAACATTTTATCGTATTTACGTGAAGGAGATTGCCTCGTTCTTAATGATACACGTGTGATGCCAGCGCGTCTTTACGGGGAAAAAGAAGATACCGGCGCCAACATTGAGGTGCTGTTGCTGAAACAATTGGAAGGAGACCGATGGGAAACGCTAGTAAAACCGGCAAGACGGGTAAAAGACGGCACGAAAATTATTTTTGGCGATGGGCGGCTGAAAGCGACGTGCGTTGATACGCTTGAACACGGGGGCCGCGTTTTGCAATTTTCCTACCGGGGTATTTTTTATGAAGTGCTTGAACAGCTTGGGGAGATGCCGCTACCTCCCTATATTAAGGAAAAATTGGATGACCCGGAACGCTACCAGACTGTATATGCCCGTGAAATCGGCTCAGCGGCAGCGCCGACAGCCGGTCTTCATTTTACGGAACAGCTTCTTGATGATATCCGCGCCAAAGGGGTGCATATCGCGTTTATTACTCTTCATGTCGGGCTTGGCACGTTTCGCCCTGTTAATGTCGAAAACATTGAAGAACATGATATGCACGCCGAATTTTATCAAATGACGGAAGAGACGGCGCAATTGTTAAACGAGACAAGGCGGCAAGGAGGCCGCATTATTGCTGTCGGCACGACGTCTACGCGCACGTTGGAGACGATCGCCGCAAGACATAACGGCACATTTGTTGCGGAAAGCGGTTGGACGGATATTTTCATTTATCCAGGCTATGAGTTTAAGGCAATCGATGGCTTGGTGACAAACTTTCATTTGCCGAAATCAACGCTTATTATGCTTGTCAGCGCGCTTGCCGGCCGCGAAAACATTTTGCGCGCTTACAACGTGGCGGTGAAAGAGCGGTATCGATTCTTTAGCTTCGGCGATGCAATGTTGATTATTTAA
- the tgt gene encoding tRNA guanosine(34) transglycosylase Tgt yields MTSPIRFELIKTCKQTGARLGVIHTPHGSFETPMFMPVGTLATVKTLSPEELKEMGAGIILSNTYHLWLRPGHEIVKEAGGLHSFMNWDRGILTDSGGFQVFSLSDFRKIEEEGVYFRNHLNGDKLFLSPEKAIEIQNALGSDIIMAFDECPPYPATYEYMKQSVERTSRWAERCLKAHKRPDAQGLFGIVQGGEFEDLRRQSAQDLVSLDFPGYAVGGLSVGEPKEVMNRVLEFTTPLLPANKPRYLMGVGSPDSLIDGAIRGIDMFDCVLPTRIGRNGTVMTSQGRVVIKNAQYARDFSPLDPNCDCYTCRNYTRAYIRHLIKCDETFGIRLTSYHNVYFLIKLMEQIRQAIREDRLRDFRDEFFERYGFNKPNAKNF; encoded by the coding sequence TTGACATCACCGATTCGTTTTGAGCTCATTAAAACATGCAAACAAACAGGTGCGCGGCTTGGAGTGATCCATACGCCGCACGGTTCGTTTGAAACACCGATGTTCATGCCAGTAGGGACGTTAGCGACTGTCAAAACGTTATCGCCGGAAGAATTAAAAGAGATGGGCGCAGGCATTATTTTAAGCAATACGTATCATTTATGGCTGCGGCCGGGACACGAAATCGTCAAAGAAGCCGGCGGCCTTCATTCGTTTATGAACTGGGACCGCGGCATTTTAACCGATTCCGGTGGTTTTCAAGTGTTTAGTTTAAGCGATTTTCGAAAAATCGAGGAAGAAGGGGTATATTTTCGAAACCATTTAAACGGCGATAAACTATTTTTATCTCCAGAAAAGGCGATCGAAATACAAAACGCACTCGGTTCCGACATTATTATGGCGTTTGATGAATGCCCGCCATATCCGGCGACATATGAATACATGAAACAGTCCGTTGAACGGACAAGCCGTTGGGCGGAGCGTTGTTTAAAAGCGCACAAGCGCCCGGATGCGCAAGGTTTGTTCGGCATTGTGCAGGGCGGGGAATTTGAAGATCTGCGCAGACAGAGCGCGCAAGACTTAGTGTCGTTAGATTTTCCGGGATATGCGGTCGGCGGCCTATCTGTTGGCGAGCCGAAAGAAGTGATGAATCGCGTGCTTGAGTTTACGACACCGCTTTTGCCGGCGAACAAGCCGCGCTACTTGATGGGAGTTGGTTCACCGGACTCGCTCATCGACGGGGCGATTCGCGGCATCGATATGTTTGACTGCGTGCTTCCGACACGGATCGGGCGCAATGGAACGGTCATGACAAGCCAAGGGCGCGTCGTCATTAAAAACGCGCAATACGCTCGCGATTTTTCGCCGCTTGATCCTAACTGCGACTGTTATACATGCCGCAATTATACGCGTGCATACATTCGCCATCTTATCAAATGTGATGAAACGTTTGGGATTCGTTTAACTTCTTATCATAACGTTTACTTTTTGATAAAATTAATGGAGCAGATCAGACAAGCGATTCGCGAGGATCGTCTCCGGGATTTTCGCGATGAATTTTTTGAACGCTATGGCTTTAATAAACCAAATGCGAAAAACTTTTAA
- the yajC gene encoding preprotein translocase subunit YajC — protein MSATIVNLLPIILFFVIFYFLLLRPQQKRQRAIQQMQANLKKGDKIITIGGLHGIIDSVDEDKVVIRAGDGTRLTYDRSAVREVVSENK, from the coding sequence ATGTCAGCGACGATTGTGAATTTGCTACCAATTATTTTGTTTTTTGTCATTTTTTATTTCTTGCTGCTTCGGCCGCAGCAGAAACGGCAGCGTGCGATTCAGCAAATGCAAGCCAATTTAAAGAAAGGAGATAAAATCATCACTATCGGCGGGCTGCATGGAATCATCGATTCGGTCGACGAAGATAAAGTGGTCATTCGTGCAGGAGACGGAACGCGTCTTACCTATGACCGCTCGGCAGTGCGCGAGGTTGTATCCGAAAATAAGTAA
- a CDS encoding TIGR04086 family membrane protein, whose product MARIGTAVIYGIITIFLLAALISFFLSLILKWTNVQESSLTWVIFAGSLLSVFIGGFVAGGKGKEKGWFIGGITSLLFTFIVFLFQFLGLEKAFTLEQWLYHLSFFVAAALGGIVGVNMTASRN is encoded by the coding sequence ATGGCAAGAATTGGAACAGCCGTTATTTATGGAATCATCACAATTTTCTTATTGGCGGCTCTTATTAGCTTCTTTTTATCTCTCATTCTCAAATGGACGAACGTGCAAGAATCTTCACTAACATGGGTGATTTTTGCCGGATCGCTTCTTTCAGTATTCATCGGGGGGTTTGTGGCCGGAGGAAAAGGAAAAGAAAAAGGTTGGTTTATCGGCGGGATCACAAGTTTGCTATTTACATTCATTGTATTTCTATTTCAATTTTTAGGATTAGAAAAAGCGTTCACCCTCGAACAATGGTTGTACCATCTTAGCTTTTTTGTCGCAGCGGCGCTTGGCGGGATTGTCGGGGTAAATATGACAGCATCGCGAAATTAA
- the spoVB gene encoding stage V sporulation protein B has product MSKFLQGTVILIVAGLITRVLGFVNRIVVARVIGGEGVGLYMMAMPTLVLAITITQMGLPVAISKLVAEAEAIGDRQKVKKILVVSLTMTGILSVIFFPAMILLAPFLSQTLFTDPRTYYPLIAIAPVVPIIAISSVLRGYFQGKQQMKPYAYSQLLEQIVRISLIAICTKALLPYGIEYAAAGAVLSSVIGEFASLLYLLYMFKLKKSMKVHAKFFQYVKAGKHTFISLMRIALPTTGSRLIGSLSWFLEPIVVANSLAIAGVATTLATKQYGQLTGYALPLLMLPSFITYSLSTSLVPAISEAAAQKQTLLVEHRTQQAMRLSLVTGGLSVVVLYVFAEPLMQLMYGTSEATIFVKVMAPFFLFYYFQGPLQAILQGLDLAKAAMTNSLIGAAVKIACIFALATQPNLGIMGAALAIAINTVLVTLLHFATIVKALSYSVYVSEYVKTCLSIIAAGAIGYVSFHHTFVMFPLPMRTLVAITATTIVYLLLLIIFQLIKREELAQIPAIGALFTKKNRK; this is encoded by the coding sequence ATGTCCAAATTTTTACAAGGAACGGTGATTTTAATCGTTGCCGGCTTGATTACAAGGGTGCTTGGATTTGTCAATCGGATTGTCGTCGCCCGCGTCATCGGCGGGGAAGGGGTTGGGCTGTACATGATGGCAATGCCTACGCTTGTGTTGGCGATTACGATCACGCAAATGGGGCTGCCCGTTGCCATTTCGAAACTAGTTGCAGAAGCCGAAGCGATCGGCGACCGACAAAAAGTGAAAAAAATTCTTGTCGTTTCTTTAACGATGACTGGCATACTTAGCGTTATTTTCTTCCCTGCTATGATCTTGCTCGCTCCGTTTTTGTCACAAACGTTGTTCACGGACCCGCGAACCTATTATCCGCTGATCGCCATCGCCCCAGTCGTCCCAATCATTGCAATTTCCTCCGTGTTGCGCGGATATTTCCAAGGAAAACAACAAATGAAGCCATATGCGTATTCACAGTTATTAGAACAAATCGTCCGCATCAGCTTAATAGCAATTTGTACAAAAGCGCTGTTGCCATACGGCATTGAATATGCTGCCGCAGGCGCCGTGCTTTCGTCGGTAATCGGCGAATTCGCATCACTATTATACTTGCTTTACATGTTTAAGTTAAAAAAATCGATGAAAGTGCACGCAAAGTTTTTTCAATATGTCAAAGCTGGAAAGCACACGTTTATCAGCTTAATGCGCATTGCTTTGCCAACGACAGGCAGCCGGTTAATTGGTTCCCTTTCGTGGTTTTTGGAACCGATTGTCGTTGCGAACAGCTTGGCCATCGCCGGGGTCGCAACAACGCTGGCGACAAAACAATACGGCCAGCTGACCGGATATGCGCTTCCATTATTAATGCTGCCATCTTTTATTACGTATTCATTATCAACGTCTCTTGTTCCAGCAATTAGCGAAGCAGCGGCACAAAAACAAACATTATTGGTGGAACACCGCACTCAGCAGGCCATGCGTCTTTCTCTTGTCACCGGCGGGCTCTCTGTCGTCGTCTTATATGTGTTTGCGGAACCGCTCATGCAGTTGATGTACGGCACAAGCGAAGCGACCATTTTTGTCAAAGTGATGGCGCCATTTTTCTTATTCTATTACTTTCAAGGTCCGCTGCAAGCGATATTGCAAGGCCTTGATTTGGCGAAAGCGGCGATGACAAACAGCCTCATTGGCGCAGCCGTAAAAATTGCCTGCATTTTCGCTTTGGCAACCCAGCCAAACTTAGGAATTATGGGAGCGGCATTGGCAATTGCGATCAATACCGTGTTAGTCACATTGCTGCATTTTGCAACGATCGTAAAAGCATTATCTTATTCCGTTTATGTAAGCGAATATGTCAAAACGTGTTTATCTATCATTGCAGCAGGAGCCATTGGATACGTATCATTTCATCATACTTTCGTTATGTTCCCTCTGCCTATGCGGACGTTAGTGGCCATTACGGCGACAACCATCGTTTATTTGCTTTTATTGATCATTTTTCAATTGATTAAACGAGAAGAGCTTGCGCAAATCCCGGCAATTGGCGCCCTTTTTACGAAAAAAAACCGCAAATAA